The proteins below come from a single Nitrosospira sp. Is2 genomic window:
- a CDS encoding peroxidase family protein yields the protein MANPNFTVNKADLEFILKQITISERHTQGESLADIIGPQAALTPFGLRTTDGRFNNLLPGQSEFGAADNIFPRLLPPAFLNDADGDVFDPDGPGPAPVVVSNNNYGVPGSVADADPRTISNLLVDMSRDNPAAVAAWHSNPLSIAAYQEAHNGASPPPDYIPTNEELGFIPNQSPDIGLSPGFNGWFTFFGQFFDHGLDLITKGGNGTVYIPLQPDDPLYSTAPGAANFMALTRATPAVNPATGLKTEHTNTTTAFVDQNQTYTSHASHQVFLREYKFSVDTNSDGIPDAFAVATGRLLDGAGGIANWAEVKAQAKNLLGITLTDSDINNVPLLRTDAYGKFIPGTHGFAQFATPDGFVEGAAGGLAVPANAYRTGHAFLDDIAHFAVPNGKVADSDTAVGLANSDGSPTGGNYDNELLDAHFITGDGRGNENIGLTAVHNVFHGEHNRMVEANKATILQSGDLAFINQWLINDVTAIPTGAAIDSLVWDGERLFQAAKFVTEMEYQHLVFEEFARKVQPNVDPFVFSNSPDLDPQILAEFAHVVYRFGHSMLTDTVARTNADMSPNDVALFDAFLNPLAFTASGATAEEATGAIVRGMTRQLGNEIDEFVASAVRNTLLGIPLDLAAINIARARDTGIPTFNDARKQFYDMTADPQLKPYESWTDYAQNIKNPVSIINFIAAYGTHQTVVDAATLQGKRDAATLIVMGDFDLNGNGTIEANEIAPADRIDFLNHTGTWSAIETGLNKVDFWIGGLAESKMEFGGMLGSTFNFVFETQLENLQNGDRFYYLSRLQGTNLLNELEANTFSALTMRNTDLGNDDAAHLPGAIFDRADHILELDLSKQIGPDPTDNNPILGPKVLRNNPNTPGPDTNYLKFRGGEHVVLGGSEGADTLVGDRGIDTLWGDGGNDLLNAQSEADTVFGGDGDDIIIDPFGDDFLRGQDGNDVISAGPGLDIVLGGGGKDFIHAGADTNEVFAGREDDFVMAGAGGDTLLGNEGDDWLEGGEGFDTLAGENSELFFNSPIIGHDVMFGQGNDTDYDGESGDDIMVSGVGIQRNEGMFGFDWSIAKTDAYGVDHDLTVKVFSTVEADILRDRYDLVESMSGWTHDDILRGDNRGSPGFAEPGLSFDDHVLDQAGINRIDGLQALLGAGVTSFRDGNIIIGGDGNDVLQGRGGFDILDGDAWLNVRIAVTGHPTVTSVESMAELLPLMLSREINPSQLSIVREILHDTTPTDNSDTAVFQGNLADYVIEGRTVTTRAADLDGDGFISVTDLNDGPVVRPSILVDDVDKLKNIELLRFADQTIAIAGPDVIAPTNIKWNGTAPGSGLPGAGTIATLSTEDLNSTSFTYTLLSQSAGAGFAVNGAGSVTRSSVLPANTTYTLTVRSTDQTGAFVQETFTVRTGNGTLATPVNDTLNGNATDDVMYGLYGSDILNGLDGDDTLNGGEGNDRLVGGVGDDTMTGGAGDDAYVVDSAADVVNEASGAGVDTVEAALDFYVLGANIERLVTASGSIGNRNWTGNELNNWIQGSAGTDELNGLAGDDRLLGAAGDDTLTGDTGNDTLDGGADNDVMSGGTGNDWFNGGTGNDIMSGGAGDDIYVVDSLQDTVTEEAGEGSDTVQTDLAEYSLGGNVEKLMGVAGSTTNHIWSGNALDNWIRGENGNDTLNGLGGDDFLTGGGGSDIMRGGLGNDIYVVDSLQDTVTEELGEGSDTVQTVLGAYTLGENVEKLMGVAGSTINHSWTGNALDNWMRGENGNDTLNGLAGNDALVGGAGGDTINGGQGNDWLNGGIGNDTMNGGAGNDIYLVDSVQDTVTEQPGEGSDAVQAELADYTLGENVEKLMGVIGSTVNHSWTGNALDNWMRGENGNDTLNGLAGNDFLTGGAGNDTMSGGAGNDIYVVDSLQDTVTEALGEGSDTVQTDLGDYTLGENVEKLMGVAGGTINHNWTGNALDNWIRGANGTDTLNGLAGNDFLIGGIGNDIMTGGSGNDIYDVDSLQDTVTEALGGGNDAVQTDLGTYSLAENVESLMGLAGSTANHSWTGNALDNWMRGQGGSDTLNGLAGNDSLLGGASADTLNGGAGRDSLTGNAGNDIFKFSDVSDSGTTVATRDNILDFVIGQDKIDLSGIDAVTGGVDDNFSLIGGAAFTAVGQLRFFNSGGTTIVEGNVAGDLAADFQIALTGTHALQAAEFAA from the coding sequence ATGGCCAACCCAAATTTCACTGTCAACAAGGCTGACCTCGAGTTTATCCTTAAGCAAATAACTATTTCTGAGCGGCATACGCAGGGCGAATCGCTTGCCGACATCATTGGACCGCAAGCCGCACTTACGCCGTTTGGCCTGCGCACCACCGATGGTCGTTTCAATAATCTCCTGCCGGGCCAAAGTGAATTTGGCGCAGCTGACAACATCTTTCCGCGGCTCCTGCCGCCAGCCTTCCTGAACGACGCGGATGGGGATGTTTTTGATCCCGACGGGCCCGGTCCAGCTCCAGTCGTCGTCAGCAACAATAATTACGGAGTACCGGGCAGTGTTGCCGATGCGGACCCCCGCACTATCAGCAACCTGCTCGTTGATATGTCGCGCGACAACCCTGCTGCAGTTGCGGCATGGCACAGCAATCCGCTCTCCATCGCGGCTTATCAGGAGGCCCATAACGGCGCTTCGCCCCCTCCGGATTACATACCTACCAACGAAGAGCTCGGATTTATACCCAACCAATCCCCCGATATCGGACTATCTCCCGGATTCAACGGCTGGTTCACGTTTTTCGGCCAGTTCTTCGATCACGGCCTCGACCTCATAACCAAAGGGGGTAACGGCACGGTTTACATTCCGTTGCAACCGGACGACCCTTTGTACAGTACCGCGCCCGGGGCAGCCAATTTCATGGCCCTCACCCGAGCGACTCCCGCCGTCAATCCGGCTACTGGCCTGAAGACCGAACACACGAACACGACTACCGCTTTCGTGGACCAGAATCAGACCTATACCTCACACGCCTCGCACCAGGTATTTCTGCGGGAATACAAGTTCTCCGTCGATACCAATAGTGACGGTATTCCCGATGCCTTTGCGGTTGCCACCGGCCGCTTACTCGACGGTGCGGGCGGAATTGCGAACTGGGCCGAAGTCAAAGCGCAGGCGAAAAACCTGCTCGGCATCACGCTCACCGATTCTGACATCAATAACGTGCCACTGCTGAGAACTGATGCGTACGGCAAATTCATTCCCGGCACTCACGGCTTTGCGCAGTTTGCGACGCCCGACGGGTTTGTCGAGGGCGCGGCAGGAGGCCTGGCCGTCCCAGCTAACGCCTATCGCACGGGCCATGCCTTTCTCGACGATATTGCCCACTTCGCCGTCCCCAACGGTAAAGTCGCGGATAGCGACACGGCGGTCGGGCTGGCAAATTCAGACGGCTCGCCCACCGGCGGCAATTACGACAACGAGCTTCTCGATGCGCATTTCATAACCGGCGACGGCCGTGGCAACGAGAATATCGGCCTGACCGCAGTGCACAACGTCTTCCATGGCGAGCACAACCGTATGGTCGAAGCCAATAAAGCCACCATCCTTCAGTCTGGAGATCTGGCATTTATCAACCAGTGGCTTATTAACGATGTGACAGCGATTCCAACTGGAGCCGCGATCGACTCTTTGGTGTGGGATGGCGAGCGCCTGTTCCAGGCCGCGAAGTTTGTGACCGAGATGGAGTATCAACACCTGGTATTCGAGGAATTTGCGCGCAAGGTTCAGCCCAACGTTGATCCCTTTGTTTTTTCTAACTCGCCCGACCTGGACCCCCAGATACTTGCCGAGTTCGCGCACGTCGTATATCGCTTCGGCCACTCCATGCTTACCGACACGGTAGCGCGCACAAACGCGGACATGAGCCCCAATGACGTTGCCTTGTTTGACGCGTTTCTTAACCCGTTGGCATTTACCGCAAGCGGTGCGACCGCCGAGGAGGCCACCGGCGCGATCGTGCGCGGGATGACGCGGCAGCTTGGCAACGAAATCGATGAGTTCGTAGCCAGCGCGGTGCGTAACACCCTACTTGGCATCCCGCTCGATCTGGCCGCGATAAATATTGCGCGCGCGCGTGATACCGGAATTCCAACTTTCAACGATGCGCGGAAGCAGTTCTACGACATGACCGCCGATCCCCAGCTGAAACCCTATGAGAGCTGGACGGACTACGCGCAAAATATCAAGAACCCTGTCTCGATCATTAATTTCATCGCCGCCTATGGAACGCACCAAACTGTCGTGGATGCGGCGACCCTGCAGGGAAAGCGGGATGCTGCGACGCTTATCGTCATGGGCGATTTCGATCTCAACGGTAATGGCACCATCGAAGCAAATGAAATAGCGCCCGCTGACCGGATAGATTTCCTGAACCATACCGGCACATGGAGCGCCATCGAAACAGGCCTGAACAAGGTCGACTTCTGGATCGGCGGCCTGGCAGAATCGAAGATGGAATTTGGTGGAATGCTGGGCTCGACTTTCAATTTCGTGTTCGAGACACAGTTGGAGAACCTGCAGAATGGTGACCGCTTTTACTATCTGAGCCGCCTGCAAGGCACCAATCTGCTGAACGAGCTTGAGGCGAACACGTTCTCCGCGCTCACCATGCGCAATACCGATCTGGGCAATGACGACGCGGCACATCTTCCCGGCGCGATTTTCGACAGGGCGGATCATATTCTAGAGCTCGACCTGTCCAAGCAGATCGGCCCCGACCCGACTGACAATAATCCGATTCTCGGCCCGAAGGTGTTGCGTAACAACCCGAATACGCCGGGACCCGATACCAATTACCTGAAGTTCAGAGGTGGGGAGCATGTGGTGTTGGGAGGTTCGGAAGGCGCGGATACCCTTGTAGGCGATCGTGGCATCGACACCCTCTGGGGGGATGGCGGCAATGATCTGCTCAATGCGCAAAGCGAGGCCGACACGGTCTTCGGTGGTGACGGGGATGACATCATCATCGATCCCTTCGGTGACGATTTTCTGCGCGGCCAGGATGGAAACGACGTCATCAGCGCCGGCCCCGGTTTGGATATAGTGCTGGGCGGAGGCGGAAAGGACTTCATCCACGCAGGGGCGGACACTAACGAAGTCTTCGCTGGCAGAGAGGACGATTTTGTAATGGCTGGTGCGGGTGGGGACACCCTGCTTGGCAACGAAGGGGATGACTGGCTGGAAGGCGGCGAGGGTTTCGACACGCTCGCGGGGGAAAATTCGGAGCTCTTTTTCAATAGCCCCATCATTGGGCACGACGTAATGTTTGGCCAGGGTAACGACACGGATTATGATGGTGAATCCGGTGACGATATCATGGTATCGGGAGTAGGCATCCAGCGCAACGAAGGCATGTTCGGCTTCGACTGGAGCATCGCCAAGACAGACGCGTATGGGGTTGATCACGATCTCACGGTCAAGGTATTTTCCACGGTAGAGGCCGATATACTTCGCGATCGCTACGACCTGGTCGAATCTATGTCGGGGTGGACCCACGACGACATTCTGCGCGGGGATAACCGGGGGTCGCCCGGTTTCGCAGAACCTGGACTATCGTTTGATGACCATGTCCTCGACCAGGCGGGGATCAATCGCATAGACGGGCTGCAGGCATTGCTCGGTGCAGGAGTGACGAGTTTTCGGGACGGTAATATCATCATCGGCGGCGATGGCAATGACGTATTACAGGGACGTGGGGGTTTCGACATCCTGGACGGCGACGCCTGGCTGAATGTCCGCATTGCTGTGACCGGGCATCCAACCGTAACCAGTGTGGAAAGCATGGCGGAACTTTTGCCCCTCATGCTGTCGCGCGAAATCAATCCCAGCCAGCTCAGTATCGTACGCGAGATCCTGCACGACACGACGCCCACCGATAACAGTGATACGGCTGTCTTTCAGGGAAACCTTGCCGATTACGTCATTGAAGGCCGTACCGTTACCACACGGGCTGCCGACCTCGACGGAGATGGTTTCATTTCTGTCACCGATCTGAATGACGGCCCGGTTGTCCGGCCGTCGATACTCGTTGATGACGTCGACAAGCTGAAGAATATAGAGCTTCTCCGGTTCGCCGACCAAACCATTGCAATCGCCGGCCCGGATGTCATTGCACCAACCAACATCAAATGGAATGGCACTGCACCAGGTTCAGGCCTTCCCGGAGCAGGAACCATCGCTACCCTTAGTACGGAAGATCTCAACAGCACGTCATTCACCTATACGTTACTTTCGCAATCCGCCGGCGCCGGATTTGCCGTGAATGGAGCAGGCTCTGTCACACGATCATCCGTTTTGCCAGCCAACACCACCTACACGTTGACGGTGAGATCGACGGATCAGACTGGTGCGTTCGTGCAGGAAACCTTCACTGTCAGGACGGGTAATGGCACGCTCGCGACCCCTGTCAACGATACGCTCAATGGCAACGCGACCGATGACGTGATGTACGGACTATATGGCAGTGACATCCTCAACGGTCTTGATGGCGATGATACGCTGAATGGCGGCGAGGGAAACGACAGGCTCGTCGGCGGCGTTGGCGACGACACCATGACCGGCGGAGCAGGCGACGACGCTTACGTCGTGGATAGTGCAGCAGATGTTGTCAACGAAGCGTCTGGGGCCGGGGTCGATACGGTTGAGGCCGCACTGGATTTCTATGTATTGGGTGCGAACATCGAGAGGCTGGTAACCGCTAGCGGCTCGATCGGGAACCGGAACTGGACCGGCAACGAACTCAATAACTGGATTCAAGGCAGCGCCGGCACCGATGAACTCAATGGACTTGCTGGCGATGACAGGCTGCTCGGCGCCGCGGGCGATGACACCCTCACCGGGGACACCGGCAACGACACTCTGGACGGCGGGGCCGACAACGACGTCATGAGTGGCGGTACTGGCAACGACTGGTTCAACGGCGGCACCGGTAACGACATCATGAGCGGAGGCGCGGGCGATGACATTTACGTGGTCGACTCTCTGCAGGATACGGTCACGGAGGAGGCTGGCGAGGGCAGTGACACGGTTCAGACCGATCTAGCCGAATACAGTTTAGGCGGGAATGTTGAGAAATTGATGGGCGTGGCGGGCAGCACCACTAACCACATCTGGAGCGGCAATGCCCTCGACAACTGGATCCGAGGCGAAAACGGGAACGATACGCTCAATGGCCTTGGCGGGGATGACTTCCTTACCGGCGGGGGCGGAAGCGATATCATGCGGGGAGGTTTAGGCAACGACATTTATGTGGTTGACTCTCTGCAGGATACGGTCACCGAAGAACTGGGCGAAGGTAGTGACACGGTTCAGACCGTTCTCGGAGCTTATACCTTAGGCGAGAATGTCGAGAAATTGATGGGTGTGGCAGGCAGCACCATTAACCACAGCTGGACCGGCAACGCCCTCGACAACTGGATGCGAGGCGAAAATGGAAATGACACGCTCAATGGGCTTGCAGGTAATGACGCACTTGTTGGGGGTGCCGGAGGCGACACAATAAACGGCGGCCAGGGAAACGACTGGCTCAACGGGGGCATCGGTAACGACACCATGAATGGAGGCGCCGGTAATGACATCTACCTGGTTGACTCTGTGCAGGATACGGTCACGGAGCAGCCGGGCGAGGGCAGCGACGCTGTTCAGGCCGAGCTCGCCGATTACACTTTAGGCGAAAATGTCGAGAAATTGATGGGTGTGATAGGCAGTACGGTTAACCACAGCTGGACCGGCAATGCCCTCGACAACTGGATGCGAGGCGAAAACGGGAACGATACGCTCAACGGGCTTGCCGGTAATGACTTCCTCACCGGTGGCGCAGGAAACGACACCATGAGCGGAGGCGCGGGCAATGATATTTATGTGGTTGACTCCCTGCAGGATACGGTCACCGAGGCGCTGGGTGAGGGTAGCGACACGGTGCAGACCGATCTCGGTGATTACACTTTGGGGGAGAATGTCGAGAAATTGATGGGCGTGGCGGGCGGGACCATTAACCACAACTGGACGGGTAATGCCCTCGACAACTGGATACGAGGTGCGAATGGGACCGATACGCTTAACGGCCTCGCGGGCAATGACTTCCTGATCGGGGGGATCGGAAACGACATTATGACGGGAGGTTCAGGCAACGACATTTATGACGTTGACTCTTTGCAGGATACGGTCACGGAGGCGCTGGGCGGGGGCAATGACGCGGTTCAGACCGATCTCGGGACGTACAGCTTGGCCGAGAATGTCGAGAGCCTGATGGGCCTGGCCGGCAGCACTGCTAACCACAGCTGGACGGGCAATGCCTTGGACAACTGGATGCGGGGCCAAGGCGGCAGCGATACGCTTAACGGACTTGCCGGCAATGACTCGCTTCTCGGGGGTGCGAGTGCTGACACGCTCAACGGAGGTGCCGGAAGAGATTCGTTGACAGGTAATGCTGGCAATGACATTTT